The DNA region CCCCGCTGCAGCCACCATTGGGCGACGGCCAGCACGAGGAAGGTGATCAGGAAGAGCACCAACCCCAGCTCGATCAGGGAGGAGAGGTAGAGGTCGCTGTCCGCCTCGGTGAACTCGTTGGCCAGGGTGGAGGCGATCGAGTTGCCTGGGGCGAGCAGCGACCAGGAGAGGTGGTAGGCGTTGCCGATGACGAAGGTGATCGCCATGGTCTCCCCCAGCGCTCGTCCCATGCCGAGAAAGACCGCACCGGCGACCCCCTTTTTGCCGTAGGGGATCATCACGTCGCGCACCACCTCCCAGGTGGTGCAGCCCAGACCATAGGCCGACTCCTTGAGGTTCTGCGGCACCATCAGGAAGACGTCGCGGGTCACCGAGGCGATGAAGGGGATGATCATCAGCGCCAGCACCAAGCCTGCGGTCAGCATGCCGATGCCCATGGTCGGGCCGGCGAACAGCGGGCCGCCGATCGTCTGTTGCAGCCATGGTTGGATATGGTCGGCCATGATCGGAGCGAGCACGAAGAGCCCCCACATGCCGTAGACGATGCTCGGGATCGCCGCCAGCAGTTCGATGGCGGTGCCGAACGGCGCGCGCATCCACGCCGGGGCCAGCTCGGCCAGGAATAGGGCGATCCCCAGGCTGAGCGGCACGGCGACGAGCAGGGCCAGCAGCGTGGTGACCAGGGTGCCGAAGATCGGAATCCATGCGCCGAAGCGGTCGGTCACCGGGTTCCACACCGTATCGGTCAGGAAGTGGATGCCGAAGGCCTTGATGGACGGCTGCGACTGCTGCCACAGGGCGATCAGGATGGCGGCGAAGAGCACGATGATCGCACCGGCGAAACCGGCGGTGACGGCACGGAAGAGGGTGTCGCCGGTTACGGTGCGGGTCGGGGATGACATCGGTCGCAATGCTCCTGAACAGGGTTTTGGTCCGGTGGAAACATGCCGACTTCGCAAAAAGTCGGCATCCGCGGCGTTGGCGTGCCGCGCAAAACCGGAGGTTGCAGAGGCAACCGACGGTTTTGTAAGGCAATCGAAGAGCGCGATCTTCGATCACCGTCGAGCAGAACGCCCACGGACGGGCTTGTTGCGATTCGCTCAAAAATGAGGGCCGGGGATTGTAGCCCCGGCCCTGCGGGCGGCAACGGGGCGGCCTTGACCCTGCCGCCCCGCGACGATCACTGCCAGAGGGGGTGCCCGTTGCGGTCCCGGATCAGATTGCGCCAGCTGGTCTCGACCATGTCGACCACCTTCCGCGGCATCGGTACGTAGTCGAGCTTCTCGGCCGCGGCTGCGCCGTTCCTGTAGCACCAGTCGAAGAACTTCAACACCTCCTTCGCCTGTGCGGGACGGTCCTGCCTCTTGTACATGAGGATGAAGGATGCGCCGGTGATCGGCCAGGAGTTTGCACCCGGCTGGTCGGTCAGCACCATGTAGTAGCCGCGGGCATGTGCCCAGTCGGCGCCGGCGGCGGCCGCCTGGAAGTTGGCCGCGGTCGGGGCGACGAAGTTGCCGTAGTGGTTCTTCAGCAGCACCGAGGCCATGTGGTTCTGCAGCGCGTAGGCGTACTCGACATAGCCGATGGAGCCGTCCACCTTGTCGACGAACGCCGCCACGCCCTCGTTGCCCTTGCCGCCGACCCCGACCGGCCACGGGACCGACTTGGCGTTGCCGACGGTGGCCTTCCATGCACCGCTCACCTTGGAGAGGTAGTTGGTGAAGATCCAGGTGGTGCCGGATCCGTCGGAGCGGTGCACCACGGTGATCGCTTGGTCGGGCAGGGAGAGGCCGGGGTTGATCGCTTTGATGCGCGGGTCGCTCCACTTGGTGATCTTGCCCAGGTAGATCTCGGCGAGCGCATCGGCGGTCAGCTTGAGCTGGCCGGCCTTGATCCCCTTGATGTGCACCACCGGTACGACGCCGCCCATGATCATCGGGAACTGCATCAGGCCGAACTTATCGAGCTGCTCCGGCTTGAGCGGCGCGTCGGAGGCGCCGAAATCGACCGTTTTCGCCTTGATCTGCTTGACGCCGCCGCCGGAGCCGATCGACTGGTAGTTGAGCCTGACACCGCTGACCTTGTGGTAGTCGTGCGCCCACTGGGCGTAGATCGGATAGGGGAAGGTGGCGCCGGCACCGGTGATGGTGGTGCCCGCCTGTGCGCCGGTTGCGGCCACGAGCAGGCCGGCGGCGAGGATGGATGCTTGTTTCCACATGTTCGAATCTCCTTTGGTTGTCATGACATCGTGAAGAAAGGAATCGGGGCGGCAGGACGACGGGGGAGCCGCCCGCCGCCCCGAGAGGGTCAGAACTTGAACTGGCTCCAGAGACCGTATTTGGTCTCCTCCGTGGTGGCGCCTGCGGTGGCGGTGCTGACATACCCCTTGTTGGTGTACTTGGTGTTGTCGTAGGCCAGCGTGAAGTCCACGTGCTTGGTCGGTGAGAACTCGATACCGGCCAGATACCGGGTGCGCTTCTGTTTGAACTGGCCGGCTGTCAGACCGTTGATCGGCTCACCGTCCTCGCGCTCGAACCGACCGACCAGGCCGAAGCCGTCGCCCACCTTGCCATAGCCCCAGACGGCGTAGGCGGTGTTCTTGAAGTTGGCGTTCTTCGCCTTGTCGGTGGCACCGGTGTCGTCGCGATCGATGATGTAGTTCACCCCCACACGGTAGTCATGGCCCCCGTAGGTGGCCATGAACTGGCCGAGCGTCTGCTTGCCGTTGGGGGCGGGGGTGCCGAAATCGCGCTTGCCGTGGTAGCCCGCGCGGTACTGGAAGTCGAGCGTCAGCCCGTCGACGAGGTGTAGCCCGATGCGGCCGCTGTAGTCCATAGCGTCATGCTTTTTGGTGTTGCCGTAACCGCCGCCGTTGACCGCCACCACCCAGTAGTCGATGGTGCCGTCCATCAGCTTGCCCTCGAGCCCGATGCCGGCATCGGAGGATGCCTCGTAGCCCAGGGTATCGGTCAGTACATTGGAGAGGTAGCGGTGGCCCCAGAGATGCTCCTCGTGGTCGATCCACGGGGTGTGCGACAGCCCGAGCCGCAATACGGCGGCATTCCCGGCCAGCTTGCCCTGGAGATAGGCGTACTTGAGGAAAATGTTGTTGTTCTTCTTCAAGGTGCCCGGCTCCAGCACGCTGTCCAGTGTCACCCGGAACATCCAGTCGTCGTTGAAGCGGTACTTGGTGGTCAGGTAGGTGCGGCTGACGTTGACCCCGCTGCTGCGTGCGGTCTTGACACCGTCTGTCTTGGTGGTGGCGCGGGTCAGATCGGTAAAGACCAGCCCCTCCACCTTCAACGTGGAATCGCCATGCTCGGCGATGGTGATCCCTCCGGCGGAGGCCATACCGCTCGCTCCCATGGTGAGTGCCAGTGCGGCTGCACCGGCCACTGTGCGTCGTTTCATCGTGTTCCTCTCTTCTCCTTTTCTCCTTGTCGTGTGGTGGCGTGATCGTTTGCGCAACGCCCTTCCGCGGGGCTTGATGCCCCCGGTCGGGGTGGACCACCAGTTCGGTACGACGGGGATCGCCCCCGGCGTTGCCGGCGGCGAACCGTAGCACGGGAATGTGACACCGTTGTGACACACGCACTCCCTCTCCGCCCCCTTCGGTGACGGCGTGGGGCATGGCCATCATCCTTGATCGAATCGCAAAAAGTCCGTCCGTGGACTTTTTGCTTGAGGGGGATCGAAGAGCGCGGTCTTCGATCCCCTTACAAATCCGTCGGTTGCATGCGTAACCTCCGGATTTGCGCGGCCGTCCTGACCGCGGCTGCCGGCTTCTTGCGAAGCCGTCATCCTTGTCAACCGGCCGCTTCCGCATATCATACGCCCCACAGCGGCCGGGGCCGCAAGCAACAGAGGAGGATCCGCACGATGCATCTGGATACGTTCGTTCCCGCTTTCCTGATCTTTGCTACGGTCGGGCTGGTGCTGCCGGTGCTGTTGGCGACCATCGCCGACGCGCAGCGCAACGGCGAGGCGTAGCGAGTCGAGCATCCCGGGGCGGGCGGCGTGCCTGTTCCCGGATGGTTGGAAGGCGGTCCTTCGGGGCCGCCTTCGTTTTCTCCCCCGGCGGGAGGCGCGGTTGGCAGGTGCGTGGAGGGATCTTGTGGGGCGGCGCACCTTGATGCGGGCCGGGCGTCCCGGCACCATTCGCCCCATCGAGGCGGTGGGCCGGTGTAGCTCAGTTGGTAGAGCGGCTGATTTGTAATCAGCAGGTCAGGGGTTCGAATCCGTTCACCGGCTCCAGTTCGACGGGCGATTAGCTCAGCGGGAGAGCACTGCCTTCACACGGCAGGGGTCGCTGGTTCAATCCCAGCATCGCCCACCATCCATTCGATCGGATCGTAAAGCTCCTTCCAGGAGCCTCTTGCTTGGATGGAAGTCGAAGGGCGCGGACTTCGACTCCCTTACAAAACCGTCGCTTGTATGCGCAAGTTTCGGATTTGCGCGACCCTCTCTGATCGCGGACGATGGTTTCTTGCGAAGCCGTCTCCCGGCTCCCCGGAACCAAGAGAAAGCATCCGAACGCAAGGGCCGCCCCTGCGAGGGCGGTTTTTGTCTCGGGTGTGCCATGGGCCCGAAATGGGGCCAACCGGTCCCGGAAACGTCGGATGCGCCGTATCGTGATGCCGGAAGCCTCCCGCACTGGTCGGGTTGGAGGGGGGCAGTCGTCAGAACGGCCGTTTTGGTTGCGAAAAGCGTGATCTAAGGGCGGCAACGGCCTCTTTCGGGTGAACATACGGCGGATTTTCCGTATGTTGACTTGGTCCGACCCCGATGTGCCCGATGTGTATTGTCACTAAAAACGGTCACTAAAAACGAAAAAGCCCGCAAGCTTTACACTTGCGAGCCGTCTCTATACGCTGTCGGAGAGTGACCTGGTACCGAGGACTGGAGTCGAACCAGCACTTCCGTAAGGAAACTGGCACCTGAAGCCAGCGCGTCTACCAATTCCGCCACCTCGGCATCGCCGCGGGAGCCGCAGGTGCCTTGCACCAGCCTCCGCGCGGAGAGGTGCGCCATCATACTCAGGAGCATGGTCATGTCAAGATCAGAACGTTGTCGTTCGAAGCCGGGGGCAGGGCGCCCGCGACGCGGTGGGCGAAGGGGGCAGAGGGCGGGTACGCCGATGATCGGCCTGCTCTGTGCCCATCCCGACGGCTTCGGTTTCGTCCGCATCGAGGGGCGCGAGCGGGATCTCTTCCTGCCGCGCGAGGAGATGGGCGCGCTGATGGATGGTGATCGCGTCGAGGTGGTGGCGGTGCGTCGGCGTGGTCGTGAGTGTGGCCGGGTGATCCGGCTGGTGGAGGCCGCCCCCAACCGGCTGGTCGCCCGGCTGGAGCGCCACGGCGGCGTGCTGGTGGCGATGGCGCGCAATCCAAAGGTGCGCCAGCCGGTGGTGGTGGATGGAGAGGATCTCGCCGTGGCGCACGAGGGGGAGTGGGTGCGGCTGGAGATCGATCGGCGTGCCCGACCGTTGCGCGGCCGGGTGGTGGAGCGGTTGGAGCGGTTGCAGACCCCGTCCGGTCTGATCGATCTGGTTATCGCGGAGGCGGGGATCGCGACCGGGTTCCCCGAGGAGGCGCTCCGGCAGGCCGGGCAGGTTCCCGCCCGGCCCGGCAGGAACGAGATCGCTACGCGCACCGACCTTCGCCACTTGCCGATGGTCACCATCGACGGGGCCGACGCCCGCGATTTCGACGACGCCATCTGCGTGTTGCCACGCGGGGAAGGGTTCGAGGCGTGGGTGGCCATCGCCGATGTCGCCCACTTCGTGCCGGCCGGCTCTCCGCTCGATCGCAGCGCCGCCGAGCGGGGCAACTCCTTCTATTTTCCCGATCGCGCCATCCCCATGCTGCCGGAGCGGCTGGCCAACGGCCTCTGTTCGCTCCGGCCGCGGGTCAATCGGCTGGTGCTCGCCGTCCGCTTGCGGATCGATGCGCGCGGGCGGGTGCGCTCCGTGCGCCCGTACGAGGCGGTGATCCGCTCGCGTGCCCGGCTCACCTACGATGCGGTTCAGGCATTCTTCGCCCAGGGGCGGCCGTTGAGGACGAAGGATGAGGAGATCCCGGAGATGCTGCGCACCGCCGGGCGGCTGCTCGACCTGCTGCAGCGGCGGCGTTCGGACCGCGGGGCGATCGATTTCGACAGCCTGGAGATGCGCATCGTGTTGCGCGGCGATCGGATCGTCTCGGTCACTCCCCGGCGTCAGGATCGGGCGCAGCGTTTGATCGAGGAGCTGATGCTTCTGGCCAATACCGCGGTCGCCGATCTGCTGCGTGCGGCGGGGCGGCCGGTGGTCTACCGGGTCCACCCCGAACCGGAGCGGAAGGAGATCGAGGAGCTCAACCGCTATCTCGCGCCGTTCGGCTTGCACATCCGCTCCGACAGGCAGGGGAGGGTGCAGCCCGGAGCAGTGCAGCGGGTGCTGGAGCAGGCCGCGGAGAAGGGGTTGGAGCATGTCCTGCCGCGGCTGGTGCTGCGCGCCATGCAGCAAGCCTGCTATCAGGTCGACGAGGCAGGCCACTTCGGCCTCGCCTATCGGCGCTATTGCCACTTCACCAGTCCGATCCGTCGCTACAGCGATCTGCTGGTCCACCGCCAGCTCAAGGCGCTGCTGCATCGACAGCCGCCCCCCCGTGTCTCCGGGATGGGGGAGATCTGCGCCCATCTCTCGGCGCAGGAGCGGGTGCAGCAGCGGGCGGAGTGGGATTGTCAGGCGATGTTGGGCGCGCTCTATTACCGCGACCGGATCGGTACGGTGTTGTCGGCCCGGATCAGCGGGATGAGCAAGCGGCGCCTCTTCTTCACCCTGGACGAGAGCGGGGTGGAGGCGTCGATGGCCGTCGACCGGCTGGCGGGCATCTACGATCTCGATGCACGCAACCATCTGCTGCGTGGCCGCCGCCACGGTCGCACCTTCCGCCTGGGCGATCCGGTGCGGGTCTCGTTGGAGGGGTGCGATCCGGTGCGTGGCCAGATCCGGGTCGCAATCGCCGAGGAGTAGGCAGGCGCATCCTTCCCCACCGGCGAACGTCGATCGACCTCCTTACTGTCCGGTCATCTCCGGCACGATGGCGTGGAGCGCCCGGCGCACCTCGGCCGGATCGCGCCGGTTGCATGCCTCGCCCAGTTGCGCCAGCGCTGCTTCCAGCCAATCCCACTCCACTTCGCGCCCTTCGGCCAGACGGATCTTGTGGTGTGCGGTGGGCAGCAGCCGCTCCTCCTCGTGGAACAGCTCCTCATAGAGCTTCTCCCCCGGACGCAGGCCGGTGAACTCGATGGCGATGTCCACGCCCGGCTCCAGTCCGGAGAGGCGGATCATCTTCTCGGCCAGGTCGACAATGCGCACCGGCCTGCCCATGTCGAGCACGAAGATCTCACCACCCTGGCCCATCGCCGCCGCATGGAGGATCAGCCCCACCGCCTCGGGAATGGTCATGAAGTAGCGGGTCACCTCCGGGTGGGTGACGGTCACCGGTCCGCCGGCGGCGATCTGCTGCCGGAAGAGCGGCACCACCGACCCCGCCGAGCCGAGGACGTTGCCGAAGCGGGTGGTGATGAAGCGGCAGCCGGGGCTGCGCCCGTCGAGATTCTGGCAGAAGATCTCCGCCGCCCGCTTGCTTGCGCCCATCACATTGGCCGGGTTGACCGCCTTGTCGGTGGAGACCTGGATGAAGCGCTCCACCCCCCGTTCCGCGGCCAGGGTGGCCAGAGCGCAGGTGGCCAGGGTGTTGGTCTTCACCCCTTCGATCGGATTGCACTCGACCAGCGGTACATGTTTGTAGGCGGCGGCGTTGAACAGCAGCTCCGGCCGGTAGTGCTCCAGGATCCAGGCCACCCGCCCGCGATCGCGGATGTCCCCGAGCAGCGGTACGGTCTCGCACCCATTCCCGCCGTCGCGCAGCTCCCGGTCGATGCGATAGAGGTTGAACTCGCCGTGATCGAACAGTAGCAGCCGGCGCGGTGCGAAGGCGCGCAGTTGCCGGCAGAGCTCGGCACCGATGGAGCCGCCGGCGCCGGTGACTAGCACCGATCGGCCACGGATGGTTGCGCGCACTAGATCCGGATCCATGCCGACCTCATCGCGGCCGAGCAGATCCTCGATGCGCAGCGGGCGCAGGGCGCTGACCGTCACCTTGCCGCCGGCCAGTTCGGGCAGTGAGGGCAGGGTGCGGCAGGTCACCCCCGCCCTGGCGGAGAGATCGAGGATGCGGTTGATCGTCTCCGGCGGCGCCGAGGGGATGGCCAGCAGCACGATGTCGGCCTCCAGCTCCGCCGCCAGAGCGGGCAGTTGCGCGCACTCCCCCAGCACGCGCACGCCGTGGACCTCCAGCCCCTGCTTGCCGGGATCGTCGTCGAGCAGGCCGACCGGCAGATAGTCGCGGCTGCGCAGCAGCTCGCGCAGCAGCAGCTCGCCCGCCTCCCCCGCGCCGACGATCAGCGCCCGTTGCGCTCCCGAGGCGTCGAGCCGCCAGCGGTGGTCCTTGTGCCAGCG from Zetaproteobacteria bacterium includes:
- the pstC gene encoding phosphate ABC transporter permease subunit PstC; this encodes MSSPTRTVTGDTLFRAVTAGFAGAIIVLFAAILIALWQQSQPSIKAFGIHFLTDTVWNPVTDRFGAWIPIFGTLVTTLLALLVAVPLSLGIALFLAELAPAWMRAPFGTAIELLAAIPSIVYGMWGLFVLAPIMADHIQPWLQQTIGGPLFAGPTMGIGMLTAGLVLALMIIPFIASVTRDVFLMVPQNLKESAYGLGCTTWEVVRDVMIPYGKKGVAGAVFLGMGRALGETMAITFVIGNAYHLSWSLLAPGNSIASTLANEFTEADSDLYLSSLIELGLVLFLITFLVLAVAQWWLQRG
- the pstS gene encoding phosphate ABC transporter substrate-binding protein PstS, with product MWKQASILAAGLLVAATGAQAGTTITGAGATFPYPIYAQWAHDYHKVSGVRLNYQSIGSGGGVKQIKAKTVDFGASDAPLKPEQLDKFGLMQFPMIMGGVVPVVHIKGIKAGQLKLTADALAEIYLGKITKWSDPRIKAINPGLSLPDQAITVVHRSDGSGTTWIFTNYLSKVSGAWKATVGNAKSVPWPVGVGGKGNEGVAAFVDKVDGSIGYVEYAYALQNHMASVLLKNHYGNFVAPTAANFQAAAAGADWAHARGYYMVLTDQPGANSWPITGASFILMYKRQDRPAQAKEVLKFFDWCYRNGAAAAEKLDYVPMPRKVVDMVETSWRNLIRDRNGHPLWQ
- the rnr gene encoding ribonuclease R — its product is MVMSRSERCRSKPGAGRPRRGGRRGQRAGTPMIGLLCAHPDGFGFVRIEGRERDLFLPREEMGALMDGDRVEVVAVRRRGRECGRVIRLVEAAPNRLVARLERHGGVLVAMARNPKVRQPVVVDGEDLAVAHEGEWVRLEIDRRARPLRGRVVERLERLQTPSGLIDLVIAEAGIATGFPEEALRQAGQVPARPGRNEIATRTDLRHLPMVTIDGADARDFDDAICVLPRGEGFEAWVAIADVAHFVPAGSPLDRSAAERGNSFYFPDRAIPMLPERLANGLCSLRPRVNRLVLAVRLRIDARGRVRSVRPYEAVIRSRARLTYDAVQAFFAQGRPLRTKDEEIPEMLRTAGRLLDLLQRRRSDRGAIDFDSLEMRIVLRGDRIVSVTPRRQDRAQRLIEELMLLANTAVADLLRAAGRPVVYRVHPEPERKEIEELNRYLAPFGLHIRSDRQGRVQPGAVQRVLEQAAEKGLEHVLPRLVLRAMQQACYQVDEAGHFGLAYRRYCHFTSPIRRYSDLLVHRQLKALLHRQPPPRVSGMGEICAHLSAQERVQQRAEWDCQAMLGALYYRDRIGTVLSARISGMSKRRLFFTLDESGVEASMAVDRLAGIYDLDARNHLLRGRRHGRTFRLGDPVRVSLEGCDPVRGQIRVAIAEE
- a CDS encoding polysaccharide biosynthesis protein, which encodes MAVLHDLIWIPLALLLAFWLRFNLGPIPAAHLPALGQLLLLALPLQGAVFQRFGLYRGIWRFASLPDLLRIAQAVLTGSALLFIAHFILWRLDAVPRSVLLLYPLLLAIGLAAPRMLYRWHKDHRWRLDASGAQRALIVGAGEAGELLLRELLRSRDYLPVGLLDDDPGKQGLEVHGVRVLGECAQLPALAAELEADIVLLAIPSAPPETINRILDLSARAGVTCRTLPSLPELAGGKVTVSALRPLRIEDLLGRDEVGMDPDLVRATIRGRSVLVTGAGGSIGAELCRQLRAFAPRRLLLFDHGEFNLYRIDRELRDGGNGCETVPLLGDIRDRGRVAWILEHYRPELLFNAAAYKHVPLVECNPIEGVKTNTLATCALATLAAERGVERFIQVSTDKAVNPANVMGASKRAAEIFCQNLDGRSPGCRFITTRFGNVLGSAGSVVPLFRQQIAAGGPVTVTHPEVTRYFMTIPEAVGLILHAAAMGQGGEIFVLDMGRPVRIVDLAEKMIRLSGLEPGVDIAIEFTGLRPGEKLYEELFHEEERLLPTAHHKIRLAEGREVEWDWLEAALAQLGEACNRRDPAEVRRALHAIVPEMTGQ